Proteins co-encoded in one Bremerella sp. TYQ1 genomic window:
- a CDS encoding biliverdin-producing heme oxygenase, with amino-acid sequence MSLASHCLKSATAELHREVERSVDWKSMLGSAENYDRFLQAISQLICPIDLAIERQLNIDHGWFTDRRRGSWAQEDRLRLTQLMPELATVPSDRQTTDRAIPAWESDVSWIEGPAEAAGVVYVLEGSTMGAMHLCKVVCHSFPQGITPPIKYLNAYGEATPKHWQQTKSWLDEQLVSPDEIARSTSAAMMMFRLYGENLSKL; translated from the coding sequence ATGTCTCTTGCTAGCCATTGCCTGAAGTCTGCGACCGCTGAGTTGCATCGCGAGGTCGAACGAAGCGTCGACTGGAAATCGATGCTCGGCTCGGCGGAGAATTATGACCGCTTTCTACAGGCGATTTCTCAGCTTATTTGTCCCATTGATCTGGCAATAGAACGTCAATTGAATATCGACCACGGCTGGTTCACTGACCGGCGTCGTGGCTCGTGGGCACAAGAGGACCGGTTACGGCTAACACAGTTGATGCCCGAATTGGCGACCGTCCCGTCAGACCGTCAAACGACTGACCGTGCGATTCCAGCTTGGGAAAGTGATGTCAGCTGGATTGAGGGACCTGCCGAAGCGGCCGGTGTCGTCTACGTTTTGGAGGGCTCCACCATGGGGGCAATGCACCTCTGTAAAGTCGTGTGCCATTCTTTCCCTCAGGGCATAACTCCACCGATCAAATACTTAAACGCATACGGTGAGGCAACTCCCAAGCATTGGCAACAGACCAAAAGCTGGTTGGACGAGCAGCTTGTTTCACCGGACGAAATTGCTCGTTCCACTTCAGCGGCGATGATGATGTTTCGATTGTACGGCGAGAATTTAAGCAAACTATGA
- a CDS encoding glutamine amidotransferase, producing MSDWLQDQFFIAWPNVWGARNWILPACIMGGLVVALTLWAYATVNISIWWKLTCALLKAVAVVLLAAILVEPMHSDTRPVPGANVFAVLADRSQSLLIHDQGSAESRASQLSQVLHAENPWQVRLGQDFDVRRYEFDNKLRPVTTFEGYAADGSGSGIVSALSTLRERFSQRPTAGILLFSDGNATDLSTANMTWEDYPPVYPVVLGSDEPSFDVAVSQVAATQTNFEAAPITITSEIVAFGLSGNDMVVELLDEQGEVLQSKKVIAAENGRSTTVRFQVKPESRGVLFYEVKAHAESEEGMFGGRTRIQEATLLNNSRKVMVDRGRGPYSVLYVSGRPNWEFKYLNRALSEDDELKLHGLIRIAKKEPRFQFREKDSNANRIFTNTDDEKKEQVEQYDEAVLLRVGSLKEGQLSGGFPKSADELFQYHAIVLDDVEADFFTQQQMSLIQDFVSLRGGGLLMLGGMESFSNGDYNRTSIGELLPVYLNPTKQPPPANELQLSLTREGLLEPWVRVRSTEEEESRRLREMPKLRVLNSVSSLKPAASQLLSANASTGGQLPVLVTQRFGKGRTAAFMIGDLWRWKLHQDSPENDDLEKAWRQTIRWLVAEVPQRISAEVSPAGDDADRVIQASAQVRDENYEMLDNAKVDIAVTTPEGNSIQVASQPKGTESGIYEASIAGRNEGVYRATIAAQGPDGSRIGEVETGWVADPAREEFATLRSNREFLETIAQQTGGEVIELNELDRFVSTLNQREIPVTEPQVRSIWHTWGVFLIAVMLLSFEWGLRRWKGLA from the coding sequence AATGTGTGGGGAGCGAGGAATTGGATATTACCTGCTTGCATCATGGGTGGACTCGTCGTAGCTCTGACGCTGTGGGCATATGCGACGGTTAACATCTCCATTTGGTGGAAGTTGACGTGTGCTTTGCTCAAAGCCGTCGCCGTGGTGCTGCTGGCTGCGATACTGGTCGAGCCCATGCACAGCGATACTCGCCCAGTTCCAGGGGCGAATGTATTTGCCGTCTTGGCAGATAGGTCGCAAAGTTTGTTAATCCACGATCAAGGATCGGCGGAAAGTCGAGCCAGCCAGCTTTCTCAAGTGCTACACGCCGAAAACCCATGGCAGGTGCGTCTTGGGCAAGACTTCGACGTACGGCGGTATGAATTTGACAACAAGTTGAGGCCCGTGACTACTTTTGAGGGTTACGCCGCCGACGGCAGTGGAAGCGGGATTGTCTCCGCGTTGTCAACTCTCCGCGAGCGATTCTCTCAGCGACCCACCGCGGGAATCTTACTTTTCAGCGATGGAAACGCTACCGATCTTTCTACTGCGAATATGACGTGGGAAGATTACCCGCCCGTCTATCCGGTTGTTTTGGGATCTGACGAACCATCTTTCGATGTTGCCGTGTCGCAAGTGGCAGCCACTCAAACGAATTTTGAGGCTGCCCCGATCACGATCACATCCGAGATCGTTGCATTTGGACTTTCAGGTAATGACATGGTCGTCGAACTGCTCGACGAGCAAGGGGAAGTCCTGCAATCGAAGAAGGTTATAGCCGCAGAAAATGGCAGAAGTACTACTGTACGGTTTCAGGTAAAACCGGAATCGCGTGGCGTTTTGTTCTACGAGGTTAAAGCCCACGCCGAGTCGGAAGAGGGAATGTTCGGCGGGCGCACGCGAATCCAAGAGGCCACATTGCTAAACAACAGTCGAAAAGTGATGGTCGATCGTGGCCGCGGGCCTTACAGCGTTTTGTATGTCTCAGGTCGACCCAACTGGGAATTCAAGTATCTAAATCGTGCACTTTCCGAAGACGACGAATTGAAGTTGCACGGTCTTATTCGGATCGCCAAAAAGGAGCCCCGATTTCAATTTCGGGAAAAGGACTCCAATGCCAATCGCATCTTCACAAATACCGATGATGAAAAGAAGGAGCAAGTCGAGCAATACGACGAGGCAGTTCTTCTACGTGTAGGTTCGCTTAAGGAAGGCCAGTTGTCTGGCGGCTTTCCCAAATCGGCTGATGAACTCTTCCAATACCACGCAATCGTACTCGATGACGTAGAAGCAGACTTCTTCACGCAGCAGCAGATGTCTCTAATCCAAGACTTCGTCAGTCTACGAGGCGGAGGTCTGCTCATGCTCGGCGGGATGGAGTCGTTTTCCAATGGCGATTACAACCGCACATCGATCGGAGAGTTGTTGCCGGTTTATCTCAATCCCACGAAACAGCCGCCTCCAGCAAACGAACTTCAACTGTCTTTGACCCGGGAAGGCTTGTTAGAGCCATGGGTTCGCGTGCGGTCTACTGAGGAAGAGGAATCACGACGGCTAAGGGAAATGCCGAAGCTGCGTGTCTTGAATTCAGTGTCCAGCTTGAAGCCAGCAGCAAGTCAGCTCCTTTCCGCCAATGCATCAACTGGCGGTCAATTGCCAGTGCTTGTAACTCAGCGTTTTGGGAAAGGACGTACCGCGGCTTTTATGATTGGTGATCTTTGGCGATGGAAACTACATCAGGATTCGCCGGAGAATGACGACCTTGAAAAGGCCTGGCGACAAACCATCCGCTGGCTGGTCGCAGAAGTCCCCCAGCGAATCAGCGCAGAGGTTAGTCCTGCCGGAGACGACGCGGACAGAGTGATCCAGGCGTCTGCCCAAGTTCGCGACGAAAACTACGAGATGCTGGACAACGCAAAAGTTGATATCGCTGTGACAACGCCTGAAGGGAATTCGATTCAGGTTGCGAGTCAGCCCAAGGGAACCGAATCAGGAATCTATGAAGCGAGCATTGCTGGGAGAAACGAAGGAGTCTATCGTGCCACGATAGCCGCACAGGGACCCGATGGAAGTCGGATAGGGGAAGTCGAAACGGGATGGGTTGCCGATCCGGCTCGGGAAGAGTTTGCGACACTTCGTTCCAATCGCGAATTTCTGGAGACCATTGCTCAGCAAACTGGCGGAGAAGTCATCGAACTGAACGAATTGGATCGTTTTGTCAGCACGCTCAACCAGCGTGAGATCCCTGTCACAGAACCGCAAGTTCGGTCGATCTGGCATACTTGGGGTGTCTTCTTAATAGCAGTCATGTTGCTTTCGTTCGAATGGGGCCTGCGTCGTTGGAAAGGGTTGGCTTAA